tttttttttttctgatatggCAGAACAAATAATCCAGAACACACATAAGTTGCTGTGTGCAGTTACCTGCTGCTTCAGTTGTATAATTGTACCTCTCCTTCTGCAGGCACTCCTCCCAAACGAGCTGAGACAATGAACTGGGGCTTTCTCCAAGGTATCCTGAGCGGAGTGAACAAGTACTCCACGGTGATCGGGAGGATCTGGCTGTCCGTGGTCTTCATATTCCGCATCCTGATCTACGTGGCCGCGGCGGAGCATGTGTGGAAGGACGAGCAGAAGGACTTTGTGTGCAACATCAAACAGCCGGGCTGCGAGAACGTGTGCTTTGACTACTACTTTCCCATCTCCCAAATCAGGCTGTGGGCCTTGCAGCTCATCATGGTTTCCACCCCGTCTCTTTTGGTTGTGCTTCACGTGGCGTACCGTCAACACAGGGAGCACACGCACAGGAAGAAGCTGTATGTGGATACAGGGACGATGGATGGGGGTCTTTGGTGTACCTATCTCATCAGCCTCCTGTTCAAGACGTTCTTTGAGGTGGGCTCCCTGCTGGCATTTTACTATCTCTACAGTGGCTTTACTGTGCCTCAGCTATTCCAGTGTACAATGAGCCCATGCCCCAACACAGTCGACTGCTACATTTCCCGGGCAACCGAGAAAAAGATCTTCCTTTACATCATGGGCTCCACTTCCATCTTGTGCATCGCGCTGAATGTGTGTGAGATGGTCTACCTTCTACTCCAGCAGTGctggaaatgttattttaagaGGTACGTCCCGGTCATGGAGGAACACCAGTGCCACTGTGCAAAGCCAAGGCCTTTAAACAGCACTGCAGCTGCAATCCCTGTGCCCCTGAAGGTAGACTCCACAAACTCAAGCTTTCACACAATTTAGTCTTAATGGGTTTGCATCTTCTAAAATAGGTGAAGTTCAAATTGTAATCTGCAATTTAATTTCCTCTATGCTAATCTCGAAATTATACAACAGTGGAAACTCCCGATATTGAAACACTttttcatgcatttaaagtacttttcTTCTGTTACCAGTAAACACAGGGCAGCATTAACCTGCAGTACCAGGATATGTTTAGATAGTTTTTCTCATTTAGGGCttcaattatacatttattttcttggAATGGCATGATTTCCTGACAGCTATATACATATTGTATACTGTAATAGTAGTCTTGTCTGACTAACCTCCAAGACTTCTTTGAAGAAGCTACAAACCGAGCATTTGCCAACATATATCTGGACTTCGAAAAGAGAAAGCTTACAAACCAGTGGGAATCCAAGGTAATACATGCATTTCTATCTGCAGCTTCCTGAACTAGGGGGTAAAAATGCAGGTTGCAGGATGTAATcaacacatttaaagaaaaaaggtGTAAACTAGGTAGGATTCTTCAAGAAACTGGGTTTGTTCTAAAAACGCACACATACGTACTgaacatacaaatacattttaaagtaaaatatgtatatatgtgtgttataTTTATTTGATTGGGTTATATAACTGTGGATAGATAGTGAGGAGCTGCCTGCCTTCCCTTCAGTCAGATACAACAACAgagacaataaataaaaataaacacttagACAAAAAGGAAATGGCATGTCAGTAGTGTAGTTTCATAATGTGTAACCGACTGTTTAAATACTCCATCTAAATCTTCCCTAGTCTTTTTTAATGCAGGGCTTAAAATCTGTTCTGTTTCCAATGCCATAGAGGGTGTAAGACAAGCAAGAAACCTTCTGAACAGATCTCAGGGGGTATGGTACAGTAATAGACTTTTAATTTTACTATATGACTAATATGATCATTTTTCAACGGTATTCGATGCAAGCGTTAAATTATCAGAAAGCACACCTGCTTTCAGATCTTCAACCTCATCTCTAGATTCCTATTGCTCCAAAAGGACACCCACCAACCATTTAAGGAAGTAAAGCATTAGATCCAAGAGCAAAAAGTTTAATCCAAATCTGAAATCagtacagaaaataggatcattatatacagtatggttTTAAAATCCACTTTGAAATACCTGGAAAGGTATTTTGGTATTTTTACTTGGGGGCCACAGTATACCAAGTGACATCAAAATCAATGGAACGGTAAGGCCAGCTGCCAGCTCCAAACTCCAAACAGGCACAatcaatatttgtttaaataaaacacgCTA
This sequence is a window from Acipenser ruthenus chromosome 6, fAciRut3.2 maternal haplotype, whole genome shotgun sequence. Protein-coding genes within it:
- the LOC117410700 gene encoding gap junction beta-7 protein; translation: MNWGFLQGILSGVNKYSTVIGRIWLSVVFIFRILIYVAAAEHVWKDEQKDFVCNIKQPGCENVCFDYYFPISQIRLWALQLIMVSTPSLLVVLHVAYRQHREHTHRKKLYVDTGTMDGGLWCTYLISLLFKTFFEVGSLLAFYYLYSGFTVPQLFQCTMSPCPNTVDCYISRATEKKIFLYIMGSTSILCIALNVCEMVYLLLQQCWKCYFKRYVPVMEEHQCHCAKPRPLNSTAAAIPVPLKVDSTNSSFHTI